A window from Salmo trutta chromosome 29, fSalTru1.1, whole genome shotgun sequence encodes these proteins:
- the LOC115167568 gene encoding homeobox protein DBX1-B-like gives MMIPSVLAPNAMYPGLYRPSASLPFQRSLQNAFPTHSSFLVEDLLRISRPAEYHFSRTLPSASVSPATTTTTMSFSAMPQERIVSPTASTRESRSPKTSQPSSKDPTYLKFGVSAILAPSPKTASLPPAIHHSMHPKAFSLPYFDGSFHPAFFRSTYFPASSSVVPIPGTFSWPLANRGKPRRGMLRRAVFSDVQRKALEKMFQKQKYISKPDRKKLASKLGLKDSQVKIWFQNRRMKWRNSKERELLSSGGCREQTLPTKTNPHPDLSDVGKKSSAEEDEMEEDPFGVRGAPGLCHSPAAGHELSNSGGSNLSSPSLCSKHSEFSESDEEEITVS, from the exons ATGATGATCCCAAGCGTCCTTGCGCCTAATGCGATGTACCCAGGCCTTTACCGCCCCTCCGCCTCCTTGCCGTTCCAACGGTCTCTGCAGAACGCGTTTCCAACCCACTCCAGCTTTCTTGTGGAGGACCTGCTGCGGATAAGCAGGCCGGCGGAGTACCACTTCAGCCGGACGCTCCCTTCAGCAAGCGTCTCCCCGGCGACAACCACCACGACCATGTCCTTCAGTGCCATGCCACAGGAGCGCATCGTCTCTCCAACTGCCTCGACGCGTGAATCACGCTCTCCGAAAACGTCACAACCGAGTAGTAAAGACCCAACTTATCTTAAATTTGGAGTCAGCGCAATCCTTGCACCATCACCAAAGACCG CATCGTTGCCCCCCGCCATCCACCACAGTATGCACCCCAAGGCCTTCTCTCTCCCCTACTTCGACGGATCCTTCCACCCCGCCTTCTTCAGGTCTACATATTTCCCAG CGTCTTCATCGGTCGTGCCCATCCCCGGGACCTTCTCTTGGCCACTGGCCAACAGAGGAAAGCCGAGGAGAGGGATGCTCAGACGGGCGGTGTTCTCTGACGTGCAGCGCAAAGCTCTGGAGAAGATGTTCCAGAAACAGAAATACATCAGCAAACCAGACAGAAAGAAGCTGGCCTCAAAGCTCGGTCTCAAAGACTCACAG GTTAAAATCTGGTTCCAGAACCGCAGAATGAAGTGGAGGAACTCGAAAGAGAGGGAGCTCCTGTCTTCAGGAGGTTGTCGCGAGCAGACCCTGCCCACCAAAACGAACCCACACCCAGACCTCAGCGACGTGGGCAAGAAGTCCTCCGCGGAGGAGGACGAGATGGAAGAGGACCCATTCGGCGTTAGAGGCGCGCCTGGCCTTTGCCATTCCCCCGCAGCGGGGCACGAGCTGTCCAACAGCGGCGGATCGAACCTCTCGTCGCCATCTCTCTGCAGCAAACACTCGGAATTCTCAGAATCGGATGAAGAAGAGATCACAGTTTCTTAA